The following proteins are co-located in the Microbacterium sp. Clip185 genome:
- a CDS encoding D-glycero-alpha-D-manno-heptose-1,7-bisphosphate 7-phosphatase: MDRDGVINERIRDGYVRTWDGFHFLPGVLDALRSLAAWAPRIVVVTNQQGVGKRLMSVDALEDIHRQMVSAVAQAGGRIDAVHFCPHLASEECACRKPLPGMATAYLDAHPDIDGSLSIMVGDTDSDIEMARRLGAITGGCVAVRIDGAQDPCADLTFIGLTEFAAAVDAARRS; encoded by the coding sequence TTGGACCGCGATGGCGTCATCAACGAGAGGATCCGCGACGGCTACGTCCGTACATGGGACGGTTTTCACTTCCTCCCCGGCGTTCTCGACGCGCTTCGGTCGCTCGCGGCGTGGGCGCCGCGCATCGTCGTCGTGACGAACCAGCAGGGGGTCGGCAAGCGACTCATGAGCGTGGATGCGCTAGAGGACATCCACCGCCAGATGGTCAGCGCCGTGGCGCAGGCGGGCGGGCGCATCGACGCCGTGCACTTCTGCCCGCATCTGGCGTCCGAGGAATGCGCGTGCCGCAAACCCCTGCCGGGAATGGCGACGGCTTATCTGGACGCGCACCCCGACATCGACGGTTCACTGAGCATCATGGTCGGCGACACCGACTCCGACATCGAAATGGCGCGGCGATTGGGTGCCATCACCGGGGGCTGCGTCGCCGTGCGCATCGACGGCGCGCAGGACCCGTGTGCAGACCTGACGTTCATCGGTCTGACGGAGTTCGCCGCCGCCGTCGACGCGGCGCGTAGGTCTTAA
- the rfaE2 gene encoding D-glycero-beta-D-manno-heptose 1-phosphate adenylyltransferase has translation MLSSSSITPRHLLEFEDTHVIVIGDAMLDRYVEGVVNRISPEAPIPILQVHQDRSVAGGAANAAMNIAALGARTTLIASWALDASGRELERILEHAGVSTVRVQRGDAPTIEKLRVVAGQQQIVRLDREDTAALEAVGADEVVGALQDALEGNSRATAVVISDYAKGLLDAALVARIVAVAQTYSVPVIADPKSDDIRKYRGATVVKPNFAEASQMAGLTASAPDEASLDTIAQRLLVEGIGALAVSLSAIGVEVIEKHSRTRIPTRARLVSDVSGAGDSMISGIAVGLASGMTILQAVQVGNMAAGIACGRPGTAVVTAADLLNELLVESAPEDRPGTIEDWAELAQLVAVEKAAGKRVVFANGVFDLLHAGHVSLLKEARSLGDVLVVGVNSDASTARLKGPSRPLQPQADRMAVLDAVRYVDFVTVFEQDTPRDLIRAIRPDVIVKGSDYRPDEVVGGDDAKAWGGTVHIVSLLDGVSTTRLSQGQQVRRD, from the coding sequence ATGCTCTCTTCGTCATCGATCACCCCGCGTCATCTCCTCGAGTTCGAGGACACGCACGTCATCGTGATCGGCGACGCCATGCTGGATCGGTACGTGGAAGGCGTCGTCAACCGCATCTCGCCGGAGGCGCCGATTCCCATCCTCCAGGTGCATCAGGACCGCAGCGTCGCAGGCGGCGCGGCCAACGCTGCCATGAACATCGCGGCGCTGGGTGCGCGTACGACCTTGATCGCGTCCTGGGCGCTGGATGCGTCCGGTCGTGAGTTGGAGCGCATCTTGGAGCACGCGGGGGTGTCGACCGTGCGGGTGCAGCGGGGCGACGCGCCCACCATCGAGAAGCTCCGTGTCGTGGCGGGTCAGCAGCAGATCGTCCGCCTCGATCGCGAGGACACGGCCGCGCTCGAGGCCGTCGGCGCCGACGAGGTGGTCGGAGCGCTGCAGGACGCACTGGAAGGGAACTCTCGAGCCACAGCGGTCGTGATCTCCGACTACGCGAAGGGACTTCTCGACGCGGCCCTGGTGGCCAGGATCGTCGCGGTGGCGCAGACGTACAGCGTTCCGGTGATCGCGGACCCCAAGTCGGACGACATACGGAAGTACCGGGGTGCGACCGTGGTGAAGCCCAATTTCGCCGAGGCTTCGCAGATGGCGGGCCTCACGGCATCCGCCCCGGATGAGGCGAGCCTCGACACGATCGCGCAACGACTGCTGGTGGAGGGCATTGGCGCTCTCGCCGTGTCGTTGTCGGCGATCGGCGTCGAAGTCATCGAGAAGCACTCCCGCACCCGCATTCCCACCCGCGCTCGACTCGTCTCCGACGTGTCCGGTGCCGGGGACTCGATGATCTCGGGCATCGCCGTCGGCCTCGCGAGCGGGATGACGATCCTCCAGGCCGTGCAGGTGGGCAATATGGCGGCGGGAATCGCCTGCGGGCGTCCCGGAACCGCCGTCGTCACCGCCGCCGATCTCCTCAACGAGCTGCTCGTGGAGTCCGCTCCCGAGGACCGCCCCGGAACGATCGAGGACTGGGCCGAGCTGGCGCAGCTGGTTGCGGTCGAGAAAGCGGCGGGCAAACGGGTCGTCTTCGCCAACGGTGTGTTCGATCTGCTGCACGCCGGCCACGTCAGCCTCCTGAAAGAGGCGCGCTCGCTCGGCGACGTGCTCGTGGTGGGGGTGAACTCGGATGCGTCCACGGCGAGGTTGAAGGGGCCGTCCCGACCGCTGCAGCCCCAGGCCGACCGGATGGCGGTGCTCGATGCCGTCCGATACGTCGACTTCGTCACGGTGTTCGAACAGGACACGCCCCGCGACCTCATCCGCGCCATCCGCCCCGATGTGATCGTCAAGGGCTCGGATTACCGACCCGATGAGGTGGTGGGGGGCGACGACGCCAAAGCCTGGGGTGGGACGGTGCACATCGTCTCGCTGCTCGACGGCGTCTCCACGACAAGGCTGTCGCAGGGGCAGCAGGTGCGCCGCGACTGA
- a CDS encoding glycosyltransferase family 9 protein translates to MRPRNLLRRIVWTANAIRHRDPLSPRLFLRLFGSWRRRPWDSAKAPRRVVILRSDEIGDTATTLALLAAMRLQWPKAVIHLVVKPGPAAMFHAASTVDRVIEWTPITEGSAPKRQILTARQALRRFRLRGYDLAVLPRWDFDDTPVRYLAAASRARSIVGFAPVPEREPVWFGDQSQLLTDEIERGDTPLLTVGQLRRVAQRLGLDWPTAQNPSIGHELFDDRDAKRVAEMAPLPSAPGLIVAVGIGARDAKRQWPVEDVSEAMGALAEAGPVTVQILGGAVDAQRAERLAQLLRQRGIAAFDLAGGLTLSESAAAIARSDLFLGNDSGLQHIASAIDLPIVVVTCHPASGSPWSDNAPERFGPWSARNVVLQPATPSPDCTEECVAGKPHCIRQVRAADAVAAITGLLQGAAS, encoded by the coding sequence GTGAGGCCACGTAACCTGCTCCGACGGATCGTGTGGACGGCGAACGCCATCCGCCACCGGGACCCGCTGTCCCCGCGGTTGTTTCTCCGGCTGTTCGGCTCCTGGCGCCGACGCCCCTGGGACTCAGCGAAGGCGCCGCGCCGCGTCGTCATCCTGCGCAGCGACGAGATCGGGGACACGGCCACCACGCTGGCGCTGCTGGCGGCGATGCGTCTGCAGTGGCCGAAGGCCGTGATCCACCTCGTGGTCAAGCCTGGGCCGGCGGCGATGTTCCACGCGGCATCGACAGTGGACCGGGTCATCGAGTGGACACCGATCACCGAAGGATCGGCGCCCAAGCGGCAGATCCTCACCGCGAGACAGGCGCTGCGACGCTTCCGGCTGCGCGGCTACGACCTTGCGGTCCTTCCGCGGTGGGACTTCGACGACACACCCGTGCGCTACCTCGCCGCAGCCTCCCGCGCCCGTTCGATCGTCGGCTTCGCGCCCGTGCCCGAAAGGGAGCCGGTGTGGTTCGGCGACCAGTCCCAGTTGCTGACCGATGAGATCGAACGGGGAGACACCCCGTTGCTGACCGTCGGGCAGCTGCGCAGGGTCGCCCAGCGCCTCGGACTTGACTGGCCGACGGCTCAGAACCCGTCGATCGGGCACGAGCTCTTCGACGATCGCGACGCCAAACGCGTCGCCGAGATGGCGCCGTTGCCGTCCGCGCCGGGACTCATCGTTGCCGTGGGGATCGGCGCACGCGACGCCAAGCGTCAGTGGCCCGTGGAGGATGTGAGCGAAGCGATGGGCGCACTCGCCGAGGCGGGTCCCGTCACGGTGCAGATCCTCGGTGGTGCGGTCGATGCGCAGCGTGCGGAACGTCTCGCGCAACTCTTGCGCCAGCGTGGCATCGCCGCCTTCGACCTCGCGGGCGGATTGACGCTCAGCGAGAGCGCTGCGGCGATCGCCCGATCGGATCTGTTCCTGGGTAACGATTCGGGCCTCCAGCACATCGCCAGCGCGATCGACCTTCCGATCGTGGTCGTGACCTGTCATCCCGCGAGCGGTTCGCCGTGGAGCGACAATGCGCCCGAGCGATTCGGGCCCTGGTCTGCCCGGAACGTCGTGCTCCAGCCGGCTACGCCGTCGCCGGACTGCACCGAGGAGTGCGTCGCGGGCAAGCCGCACTGCATCCGACAGGTGCGGGCCGCCGACGCCGTCGCGGCGATCACGGGATTGCTCCAGGGTGCCGCGAGCTGA
- a CDS encoding GtrA family protein — protein MTAVPNGRRTTRQAAWRFLVIGATNTLVTTAVLVGLSYVMPGWLAYTISFGLGLVYSTVFAARWVFTRDGSPRAAIAYALCYVVIFLVGLVVIAGIEALAWPAFANALSVVVTAPLGFVAGRIVFAEREKGRHD, from the coding sequence GTGACAGCCGTTCCGAATGGACGCCGCACCACGCGCCAAGCGGCGTGGCGGTTCCTCGTGATCGGTGCGACGAACACGCTCGTGACCACGGCCGTATTGGTCGGGCTCAGCTATGTCATGCCCGGGTGGCTGGCCTATACGATCTCTTTCGGCCTGGGATTGGTGTACTCCACCGTGTTTGCCGCGAGGTGGGTGTTCACGCGCGACGGCTCCCCGCGCGCAGCGATCGCATACGCGCTCTGTTACGTCGTCATCTTCCTGGTCGGGCTCGTTGTCATCGCGGGTATCGAGGCCCTGGCGTGGCCTGCGTTCGCGAACGCCCTGAGCGTCGTGGTCACCGCACCTTTGGGTTTCGTGGCGGGTCGGATTGTTTTTGCAGAGCGTGAGAAAGGTCGACATGACTGA
- a CDS encoding glycosyltransferase family 2 protein produces the protein MTAFSIVIPVYGNEENIPSLVARLNELMRDLPADTEVVFVVDGSPDGSYEALVAALPDAGFHSQLLQHSRNFGSFAAIRTGLAAARGEAIGVMAADLQEPAELMIEFSRTLSTGALDVVVGRRTARNDPALSSIGARTFWGMYRRFIARDMPPGGVDVFGCTRAVAQQLVQMTEANSSLVAQLYWVGFRRAEIPYERQPRQEGKSRWTLRKRLKYLLDSVFAFTNIPLDVLLVGGVLGGFLVVIVAMVILGYYLAGQINEPGYVPLMLTILFSTFLTITSIGIVGAYVWRIFDNTKQRPTAIVMKREEW, from the coding sequence GTGACGGCCTTCTCGATCGTCATCCCGGTGTACGGCAACGAGGAGAACATCCCTTCCCTCGTCGCCCGTCTCAACGAGCTCATGCGCGATCTCCCCGCGGACACCGAGGTGGTGTTCGTCGTGGACGGTTCACCCGATGGCTCCTACGAAGCGCTTGTCGCCGCCCTACCCGATGCGGGATTCCACTCTCAGCTGCTTCAGCACTCGCGTAACTTCGGCTCCTTCGCGGCGATCCGCACTGGCCTCGCCGCGGCACGGGGGGAAGCGATCGGCGTCATGGCCGCCGACCTGCAAGAGCCCGCAGAGCTGATGATCGAGTTCTCCCGCACCTTGTCGACGGGCGCGCTCGACGTCGTCGTGGGCCGCCGGACAGCTCGCAACGACCCCGCGTTGTCGAGCATCGGTGCGCGGACGTTCTGGGGTATGTACCGTCGATTCATCGCTCGTGACATGCCGCCCGGGGGCGTCGACGTCTTCGGATGCACCCGGGCTGTTGCGCAACAGCTGGTCCAGATGACCGAGGCGAACTCGAGTCTCGTTGCTCAACTGTATTGGGTGGGTTTTCGCCGAGCCGAGATCCCCTACGAACGCCAACCGCGCCAAGAGGGAAAGAGCCGTTGGACTCTGCGCAAGCGTCTCAAGTACCTCCTCGACAGCGTGTTCGCTTTCACGAACATTCCTTTGGACGTGCTCTTGGTCGGCGGCGTGCTCGGGGGTTTCCTCGTCGTGATCGTCGCGATGGTGATCCTCGGCTACTACCTCGCCGGACAGATCAATGAACCCGGATACGTGCCCCTTATGCTGACGATCTTGTTCTCGACGTTCCTCACGATCACCTCGATTGGGATCGTCGGCGCATACGTTTGGCGAATCTTCGACAACACCAAACAACGCCCCACGGCCATCGTGATGAAGCGCGAGGAGTGGTGA
- a CDS encoding D-sedoheptulose-7-phosphate isomerase, whose translation MGVVADNLLENAARMTALANDENFGLAFERASELMVTSLKSGGTLFACGNGGSMTNAQHFAEELTGRFRASRPPLRAIAISDPSHLTCVANDYGYEYVFSKFIEALARPGDVLLALSTSGKSANVLRAAQAMKAAGGTVVASSGPAQTAISEVADVSFALGESRWADRIQESELVVIHSLMQAIEDGFGYSTN comes from the coding sequence ATGGGTGTCGTCGCAGACAATCTCCTCGAGAACGCGGCGCGTATGACGGCGCTTGCGAATGACGAGAACTTCGGGCTCGCGTTCGAGCGCGCCTCCGAGCTGATGGTCACGAGTCTCAAGAGCGGGGGCACTCTCTTCGCGTGCGGCAACGGCGGTTCCATGACCAACGCGCAGCACTTCGCGGAGGAGTTGACGGGGCGATTCCGTGCCAGCCGTCCGCCGCTGCGTGCGATCGCGATCTCCGACCCCTCGCACCTGACGTGCGTGGCGAACGATTACGGCTACGAGTACGTGTTCTCGAAGTTCATCGAGGCTCTCGCACGTCCCGGAGACGTGCTGCTCGCGCTGAGCACGAGCGGGAAGTCTGCCAACGTCTTGCGTGCAGCCCAGGCGATGAAGGCCGCCGGCGGGACCGTCGTGGCTTCCTCGGGTCCCGCCCAGACCGCGATCTCGGAGGTGGCCGACGTGTCATTCGCCCTGGGGGAGAGCCGCTGGGCGGACCGCATCCAGGAGTCAGAGCTCGTGGTCATCCACTCGCTCATGCAGGCGATCGAAGACGGCTTCGGCTACTCGACCAATTAA
- a CDS encoding sugar 3,4-ketoisomerase — MTRLRTVSDIRGALLPIDLPGDLPFEAQRVFFVYGVPSKEVRGEHAHRQCEQFLVCLTGSVSCIVDDGKDRSAYVLDDPSLGLYMPKMTWGTQYDYSPDAVLIVFASHPYDDGDYIRDYEEFRELANS; from the coding sequence TTGACGCGTTTGCGGACGGTGAGCGACATCCGCGGAGCGCTTCTCCCGATCGATCTTCCCGGCGATCTTCCGTTCGAGGCGCAGCGGGTGTTCTTCGTTTACGGAGTTCCGTCGAAGGAGGTGCGCGGTGAACATGCGCACCGGCAGTGTGAACAGTTCCTCGTCTGCCTGACCGGTAGCGTCTCGTGCATCGTGGATGACGGCAAGGACCGAAGCGCCTACGTGCTCGACGATCCGTCACTCGGCCTGTACATGCCGAAGATGACATGGGGCACCCAGTACGACTACAGCCCCGATGCTGTGCTGATCGTCTTCGCATCCCATCCGTACGACGATGGCGACTACATCCGCGACTACGAGGAGTTCCGGGAATTGGCGAACTCTTGA